Proteins found in one Abyssibius alkaniclasticus genomic segment:
- a CDS encoding trimethylamine methyltransferase family protein, translated as MAADTAPQSESRRGRTGGGAARRAERTAPNTTFNRYIERNIPNFEILTAEAIEVIEANAETVLWEIGVKFVDNAPALAKWKDAGAEIKGETVHIPRGLARKLCATAPSRITQHARNPERNVEIGGKSLVLAPVYGPPFVRDAEGGRRYATIADFQKFVKLGYMSKWLHHSGGTVCEPTDVPVNKRHLDMLHAHMTLTDKPYMGSVTERSRCVDSVEMSKILFGADFVDQNTVMTNLININSPLVFDPIMMDALEVYAAANQACIVSPFIVGGAMAPVSVAGTLTQVLAEVLAGVAYSQLVRPGAPVIFGAFVTSIDMNSGAPTFGTPEASKILWGAGQLARRMNLPFRSGGGLCGSKLPDAQAAYETANTLNAALLGGVNFMLHACGWLEGGLVSSFEKFVLDADQLGVLHSIAKGVDISENGQAMDAIAEVGPGGHYLGCAHTQANFKDAFWRTEVLDYKPFETWADDGSRDSVALASARVKKLMADYVKPPIDPAVEEALDEFVAKRKSEMPDAFV; from the coding sequence ATGGCCGCAGATACAGCCCCCCAATCCGAATCCCGCCGTGGCCGCACCGGTGGTGGCGCGGCCCGTCGCGCCGAGCGCACGGCCCCCAACACGACCTTCAACCGCTATATCGAGCGGAACATCCCAAATTTCGAGATTCTCACAGCCGAAGCGATCGAGGTGATCGAGGCCAATGCCGAAACGGTTTTGTGGGAAATCGGCGTGAAATTCGTTGACAACGCGCCCGCCCTTGCCAAGTGGAAGGACGCAGGTGCCGAGATCAAGGGCGAAACCGTGCATATTCCGCGCGGCCTGGCGCGCAAGCTTTGCGCCACCGCTCCAAGCCGCATTACGCAGCACGCCCGCAACCCCGAGCGCAATGTCGAGATCGGCGGCAAATCCTTGGTGCTGGCCCCCGTCTACGGCCCGCCCTTCGTGCGCGATGCCGAAGGAGGCCGCCGTTATGCCACAATCGCCGATTTCCAGAAATTCGTGAAGCTTGGCTATATGTCGAAATGGCTGCATCATTCCGGCGGCACCGTGTGCGAGCCGACCGATGTGCCGGTCAACAAGCGCCATCTCGACATGCTCCACGCCCATATGACGCTGACCGACAAGCCCTATATGGGCTCGGTCACCGAACGGTCGCGCTGCGTTGATTCGGTTGAAATGTCGAAAATCCTGTTCGGGGCCGATTTTGTTGACCAGAACACCGTGATGACCAACCTGATCAACATCAACTCGCCCCTGGTGTTCGACCCGATCATGATGGACGCGCTCGAGGTTTATGCCGCGGCCAATCAGGCCTGTATCGTCTCGCCGTTCATTGTGGGCGGGGCGATGGCGCCGGTTTCGGTGGCCGGCACGCTCACGCAGGTGCTGGCCGAGGTGCTGGCCGGTGTCGCCTATTCCCAGCTTGTGCGCCCCGGCGCGCCGGTCATTTTCGGCGCGTTCGTAACCTCGATCGACATGAACTCGGGTGCGCCGACCTTTGGCACGCCGGAAGCCAGCAAAATCCTCTGGGGGGCTGGCCAGTTGGCGCGGCGCATGAACCTGCCATTCCGCTCGGGCGGCGGGCTTTGTGGCTCCAAACTGCCAGATGCGCAGGCGGCTTATGAAACCGCAAACACGCTCAATGCCGCGCTGCTTGGCGGTGTCAACTTCATGCTGCACGCCTGTGGCTGGCTGGAAGGCGGGCTTGTTTCGAGCTTTGAGAAATTCGTGCTGGATGCCGACCAGCTTGGCGTTCTGCATTCTATCGCCAAGGGTGTGGATATTTCCGAAAACGGGCAGGCAATGGATGCGATTGCCGAGGTTGGCCCCGGCGGCCACTATCTTGGCTGCGCCCATACACAGGCCAATTTCAAAGATGCCTTCTGGCGCACCGAGGTGCTGGATTACAAACCGTTTGAAACCTGGGCCGATGATGGCAGCCGCGATTCCGTCGCCCTTGCATCAGCGCGGGTGAAAAAGCTGATGGCGGACTATGTGAAGCCGCCCATCGACCCGGCGGTGGAAGAGGCGCTTGACGAATTTGTCGCCAAGCGCAAATCGGAAATGCCCGACGCGTTTGTTTAA